A part of Primulina eburnea isolate SZY01 chromosome 10, ASM2296580v1, whole genome shotgun sequence genomic DNA contains:
- the LOC140842820 gene encoding uncharacterized protein has protein sequence MASTKVQRIMTQPINLIFRFLQSKARIQIWLFEQKDMRIEGRIIGFDEYMNLVLDDAEEVSVKKKTRKQLGRILLKGDNITLMMNSGK, from the coding sequence ATGGCGAGCACGAAAGTCCAGCGAATTATGACCCAACCCATCAACCTAATCTTCAGGTTTCTTCAGAGCAAAGCTCGCATCCAGATATGGCTTTTCGAGCAGAAGGATATGAGAATTGAGGGCCGCATTATTGGGTTTGACGAGTATATGAATTTGGTTTTGGATGACGCGGAGGAGGTGAGTGTCAAGAAGAAGAccaggaagcaacttgggaggaTTTTGTTGAAAGGGGATAATATCACTCTGATGATGAATTCTGGGAAGTAA